The window tAGTCTTTTAGTGTTACTAACTTTGTCCCATATCaagcagcattttttaaaaattttatagctATAATTgacttatttatataaatatgcagtagttctaaaaatatttaatagtggATTGGTGATAGTTAAAATAAGATTGGCAAAATGTTATATATGAAGCTCAAGGGTGTTTCCTAAGTTTTGGGGTATGTTTGAAATATTCCAAAAGAAAATTCCAGTTTGGATGACTCAGTGCTGAGCGGTATAGTGGCCATCTGTACAAAGCACCCAGCGGTTGGGGAAGAGATGAGATGAGGGCAGATGTGAAGTCACACACCAAAAAAATGGATTTAGGTTGAGTCGAAATTTTTGCTTACTACAGACTATTAGGtggattcttttttaatttatgcatGCCAAACTACAGTTTTGCTGGGACACTGTGTTTCAAGGGAAGTAATAGTAGGTTAAGCTAGAAAAATCATGAAGAACCATGGTAGGAAGCTCTGGATTTCAGGGTGATCAAGTCTGGAGGCTGAAGGTTACTGAGCTGAAGCTTTAGAAAACCTGCAGCATGACGCTTGTGATTCCAGAAGGTCTGAGCAGGGGCTGGCAGTTAAGAACTGTTTGTTACTGTACTTGAGGCCAGCGCTGAGGAGGATCTGACGAGGGAAGGGAAATGGACTGGAAGCCCAAGGTGCAGTTGACAACTAAATGGCTATAGGGACAGCTATCTCCAGGATTCCACTTGGGTTAACTGGAGAGTGGCAGGTTGATTCATAGTGGTGAGGGCAGAAGGATGAGATGGTCTAAAAGGGGTTTAACTGTGCTGAAGATGTGGTACCAAAGAAACTTCTAGGTGGTGATAGCCAGTGTTAGTTGGGAAGACTGGGCTAGAGTGAAGAGGAAGGGAAACAACCAAAGACAAATTGATAGTTTTTGAAATTATTGGAGTGGACATAATTACTTTAGCAAAAAGGCTAAGGAAACTAATGGTAGGAAAACCTTGGTACTGTTTTTTATAAAAAGCAGGTGTAAGTGGGTAAAAAGAAACCACAGGAAAAATGATTAGAATCAATTTAGTACAGCATCATGGAAACAAAGGGAAAGGGAAggtcttaagaaagaaagaaaaaaatgagtgagGATAATTGAGGAAATCCAGAGGGAGATGGGAAAATAGGATCCACAGTACCGATAAAGGGATACTTCTTCCTCTGAAAGAAGATAACACTAACTTCATTGGCAAAGAGAAGAGGTGGTTTCCTGTTCATCTTTTTGGTAAATAAGGTGGCATCATCTGTAGAATGAAAGTATGGCAGGGGGTTTTGGGGGAACAGGACAAGTTGGAAGCGGGTGCTTTGGAGGCTCAGTTGTTTAGAGACAATTCAAAAAATGAGCACTGAATGTCTAGCATGGCTTGATGCTGGATCCAAGTGGTAAGCTGAGGAGCAGGAAAGGGAGATGGTGAGACTAGCAAAGCTGCCAAAAAGGCAGGAATAGAGTAGAAGAGGAGAGGGCTCAACAAATCGAAACATCATGTAATCTTGGACTTAGGCCGCGTAGAAGAGTAGGTGGCATCAGAGCAACAGGACcatgaaaagaaagaaggaatcaCTGGGCTGGGAAATTACCTAAAAATACCCACTTAGCAGACCAGATtataagagtttaaaaaaaaaaaaataggagactGGTCAGAGATGAACTGAAAGTGGATCTTGGATGTGGAAAGTTTTCCAAGCTATGAAAGTTGAAAGCCTCATCTTCCCCAAGCAACTGCAGTGGGAGAGCATTCCAACTTGAGTAACTTTAAAGCAGTTTATCCCTTAGCGTTCTTTTTGGTCCTGGAAAAGATGAGTTTGATGTGCAGGGCTGAAAAGAATCTGTGAAACAGTCCACTATTCATAGAGGAgtattttactgtatttatttcaAGCTTTAGTCTTCATTTGACTCATTTGTCACATAGCTTGTCATCACTAGAATATTGGGCACTTCCCCTCAATGGGAGTCTGGTTTCAGCATTAGTGGAATCCTTTCCAGTGGGTCTCCCTCTGCTCACCTCTTCAGCTCACACTGAGAAATCTGTTGTCTGTAACCCCAGAGGGGATCAAAGCAGTTAGGAGCTCAGCAGCTTGGAACTGTCAGAGGAACTGTGTTACATCTGGTTCTAAACGGTTGACATTTCCAGGGTAGCAGTGTGCCCAGCTTTGCAAATCAGTCATCCAAAagccaaataaaaaatttttggtGTTTCCCTGTTTCTTCTCCATTAGTTCAATAACCATGAGGTAATGACATTTATATTCAACAATTGTAGGCAATTTTATTGCAATAATCTACATGAATTCCCTTTAAATGTCTTAAAACAGGTGTGAAAATAACATCGACACTGCAAGTGTTGAAGCTCATCAAGCAGGCTGGTGACCGAGTCCTGGTGTACTATGAAAGGCCTGTTGGCCAGAGTAATGCAGGCGCAGTGCTGCAAGAGAACTTTGGCCAGCTGGAAGAAAACTTCCTGTCAAGCACGTGTCAACCGAATTATGAAGAGGAAGCCCCTGGATTGGCAATAGATGCTGAAaacagagacctggattctgAATTTGAAGACTTGGCAGGTGATGTCAGAACACAAAGTGAGTTCAAAGATGAGGCACAGTCATTGAGTCATAGTCCCAAACGCACTCCAACAACGCTTTCTATTAAACCCCTTGGAGCTATATCACCAGTTTTAAACCGTAAGTTAGTTGCAGGAAGTCACCCACTACCACCAAAAATCCCACCCAAAGAAGGAAAACCCTCAACTCTAAAAACTTTTGAGGTAACAGATCCAGCGCAAGTGTCAAAACCTACCCAAGGATCCACTGTCAAACCACCTGTGCCACCAAGACCCCAAGTGAAAGTTCCCTTGCCGTCTGCTGATGCCCCAAATCAGGCAGAACCAGATGTTCCTGTTGACAAGCTAGAGAAGGCGCTGCCCCCcgctgctgcagacagagctgctgaaaagcaagcaaaagcTGTGGAACACGGAGAAGATGCCACTGTACCCAAGCCAGCTGCAGCAAAGCAAGAAGTGGCGAAAGAATttgcttcagaaagttcctgcCCTACCAAGGAGAGTTCGGATGATCGTCAGACATGGGAATCGTCAGAAATTCTTTATCGTAATAAGCTGGGAAAATGGACAAGAACCAGAGCATCCTGTTTGTTTGACATAGAAGCCTGCCACAGATACTTAAACGTTGCATTGTGGTGCAAGGATCCTTTCAAGTTGGGGGGTCTCATCTGTTTAGGACACATTAGTTTAAAACTTGAAGAGGTGGCTTTAGGATGCCTAGCTACATCAAACATGGAATACCTTTCAAAGTTCAGACTGGAAGCCCCCTCCCCTAAGGCTATTGTCACTAGAACTGCACTACGCAATCTGAGTGTGCAAAAGGGATTCAATGACAAATTCTGCTTTGGTGACATTACTATTCACTTCAAATATCTGAAGGAAGGAGAACCAGACCACCATATAGTTCCtaacatagaaaaagaaaaagaactgcatTTGGTGGAAGAAGTTTCTGCTCTCCCTAAAGAAGAGCACCTTACTGGGCAGATGGGTTTcacagaaaataaacacaatttccAGGATACCCAGTTCCAGAACCCAACTTGGTGCGATTACTGTAAGAAAAAAGTCTGGACTAAAGCTGCTTCCCAGTGTATGTTCTGTGCGTATGTTTGCCATAAAAAATGTCAAGAAAAGTGTCTGGCCGAGACTCCTCTTTGCGGAGCAACTGACAGGCGAATAGACCGGACCCTGAAAAACCTCAGGCTGGACGGACAGGAACCCCTTGTCGGCCTGCCTCGTGTTGATGCAGAAGCTAACAAGTCAGTCAATAGAACAACAGGTCTAACCAGACACATCATCAATACTAGCTCACGTCTGTTAAATTTGCGTCAAGTCTCTAAAACTCGCCTTTCTGAACCAGGAACTGATCTTGCAGAACCTTCACCAAAACACACACCCAATACATCAGACAATGAAGGCAGTGACACAGAGGTCTGTGGTCCAAACAGTCCTTCCAAACGGGGAAGCAGTGCAGGCATCAAGTTAGTGAGAAAGGAAGGCGGGCTGGATGACAGCGTTTTCATTGCAGTCAAGGAAATCGGCCGGGACCTGTACCGGGGCTTGCCCACAGAGGAGAGGGTCCAGAAACTGGAGTTCATGTTGGATAAACTGCAGAATGAAATTGATCAGGAGTTGGAACACAATAATTCCCttgttagagaagaaaaagagacaacTGATACAAGGAAAAAATcccttctttctgctgctttAGCTAAATCAGGTGAAAGACTCCAAGCTCTCACCCTTCTTATGATCCACTACAGAGCAGGCATTGAAGATATCGAAACTTTAGAAAGCCTGTCTTTAGACCAGCACTCCAAAAAAGCAAGCAAGTACACAGATGATGCAGAAGAGGACCTTGATAACGAAATAAGCCAGCTAATAGACGCGCAGCCTTTCAGCAGCATATCAGATGACTTGTTTGGCCCCTCTGAGTCTGTGTAACACAAAAGCTGCTTCAACTTTTAAATGACTGGGGGAAGGTCGCATCTCAAGTACTCAGCTACAACCACGTTAAACTCCTCTTACAATGCACTCTGGCCTGCTTCTCTAGAGTTACTTGTGTAAGAACAAGAATGAAAAAGGTTGTTTTCCTGCAAAAACATGACCAGCTCACTAAATTGGTGGTTTCGGGTTGCATTTATAGCTATGCTTTTTTGGGTTTATACTGGGAATTcatttttactaatttatttttacctttttctaATTGTGTAATTATGTAATAAGCTAACTTtccatgtttgtgtatgtgtgatgcCTCGCTGTATTCTCCTTCCTTTTAGTTTTTGAATTAGTTTTAGGTAGGATACTGTCTAGTCTTGAAACCTTTCATTTCCATCACAGGCTTGCTGCATGCCCGGAGTGACAGTAGCAGTCATGAAAGGACTCATTGTTTTGTGTTAGGAAGTTTATCATCCCGATAGACCTGAGATTTTGTTATTTGGGGGTTCAGGAGGGTGGTTTCTGTTTTGCCAAATGTAACATAAAAGCAGATGCACAGCTTTAGTCTGTTATGCTGATTTAGTAAAAACAAATTACATATATTGCTTTCTATGctttgtgaaatttttttctaaagtttttgtGCAGCTAAAGTAAAAATAAGTGATTACTTTGAAGAGCTTGCACTGAAAAAACAACATATAATTGGGAATTACAGAATGTAGTTGGTCAATAATTTTGTAGGATAACAAATTTTAATTACTGAAAAGCAGTAACCAGTAGGattttgaaatatctttcaaAATGTTGACGCTTTCCTTTTAAGTGGAAGTTTTAAATACTCatgatgatttttttcatcttcagtTCTCCCATAGGAAATAAAGCATGTACAAGGATATTTCAAGTTTCAGAGGACTGTTCTTAAAATGACTGTTAAGTTTTGGctggttttgttttaaaacatgttCATGCAGGAGTGTGTTGTGAAGAATcatgcaaaatatattttttgcttCATCTGGCATCTTACAGGCTTAAAGAAATGGTGATCATTCTGAATACCACTGTAACTCAGACTgctaagttaaataaaaatggaccacacagacacacaggaatTGGGACCAGTTCTCTGAAGTGAGGATGTACTCCGATATTCCATCTTGGGGGTTCCAGTAACACATGAGTGAGGAAAACATGCAAGCTTGGGCCTGTTACGTACTctgaaagattgtgtttttcccTTTTGTAGGTAACTGCTGCGATAGTTAATATGTAGTGAAACTGACAGGAATTTAGTGGGACAGCTTTTAtagctggcaaaaaaaaaagtatagtataCTATTAAAAATTGTGACTCAGGTTTTTAGTCCAGGATGCCAAGAGTTTAAGTTCAAGGGCTTCCATTAAAGAACTGTTTGACCATAGGCAAATCACAAAAAGGCCCCGTGTTGCAGCTCCCCGTCTCTAAAGTAGGAAAGATGAACCACATCACAGGATTATGAGGAAAACAGCGGTGTAGCCACAGAAGTGCTTTGAATAGTACAGGACCGTACACATCAAAGGTCTCGCTTAACAGAGAATGTTTTTGCGGGTAGAAAAGTTATTACTCCACTTAAAACCAATAGCTAATGGTCACTCCTGTTGTTTAAGTGAAATATTAGGACACTAAATACTTTTCTTGGCTAAGtttataacaaaaatatatcTGTATGCCCCTctttctgttgtttatttaagCATGCTTGCATTTTAAGAGGACACTGCTATGGAAGATGACACACCGAATTCTCTGAACGCTAAAATGTTGTTTCAGTATGCTTACTCAATCTACCTGATGTATAACCATGTTTCGTCTTGTAAACAGTAACCTACCATTGACAGCCTGGGAAGTGGGGTGTCTGTAAGTGGCTGGTGTTTATGGATTAAACCATGGAAGTGTAGTGATACCCAAGCATACTGCTGAAACTGCTGCATTTGAAAGAGCTGTAGAAATAATGTTAACACTTGGTTTCACCTAAGAATCttctcattttaaaagtatttaactcTGTAGAACCCCAGTTACGGAAAGCTCAGTAATGCTGCTAATGACATTGGTAAAGTATATCTTCAATGTAGTGCAATATTTTATATCTACTGGAAGAGGCAGTGGCGGCATCACAGTTGTACCTTAGTGCAAGGGGGGAACACTCCAAACAGCCTAGAGTATAGTAAGATGTATGGCTTCAATGAAAACAGTTGTATTATATTACATTACCGATGTAATCTTGCTGCCATGCTATGTTATCAATAGCTAAGAAATAATAAAGCCTATTGCAGAAAACAAGAAATCTTCATTTGACAACATCTAAAAAAGGTAACTGTTGTATCGCCGTGGAATACAGTGCATACAGATTCCACTTTTGCTAAACAAAATAACTGTTTTGCAAACTGCCTATAGGCATTAAAATTTAACTGTTTAACCTGTGAAATATCAGATTTGTGGGACTGCCTGTGCTATATATATTAGTAATTAGTCTATTTAAAGTACATACTTTGATATTTAGATGAAATATTAGACATACTGAGcaaaattaacattattttaaaatcattaaatgcTACATTTCTTAATATCAAGCCTTATATTCAACATGGGAACTTGTTGAAATACTGTGGATATTTTGGGTGCTACTGTCAAACTCAAAATTtaactatatttaaattttttgaaaggcagtttgaaACTAGTTGGCCCTGAGattttaataaagaataaaatctgAAGTGTTTGGAAATGGGCCTCTGGCCTAGCAAGTTGAGACatagtatcccatatcagagtacccggATTTGAATCCTcccaattcaactccctgttactgtacaccctgggaggcagcaggtggtggctcaagtgcttaggtccttgccactgaCTTGGGAGACCTacgttgagttctgggctccaggtttcagcctggcccagctgcagctgttggaAACATTTAGGGAAACAGTACATGGGAACACTcgttctttctctccctctcaagacAATATATTTAAGTGATTTTAAGTTTATTCACTTTTAGGGGACTTAGAAATTCTAAGTTAACATAACAGCTTTACCAGCAACAAAATAAGATTCCCCTAATCCTTTTTGAGTTGTGGATCCCTTTTATTAGCCGATTAAAGCTCACAAACTGAGCTACAAAAGCTAAAAGCCATTCAAAACGTCCCAAATTCCACAGGTTTTAGAGAATGTATAGGCATCTGGGGGCCCCAAGTTAAGCTGTTATGTCAGTTGGCTGGACATCATATGTTCAGTTACCAGGACAACCACAGAAATTTAGAGATGCAAGGATAATTTGCTGCTCCCCCTCCCACATTAATGTGGGTAGTTCCACAATTATAGAAAGCCAAAAATGACTTCAAACTAACCTGGAATTGCTCTTACCTGATGCTCACAAGCATAACAGAACATTACCCACGTCAAAacaatatcatgtattttattcCAACAGCAATATTTGGTTTATAAAGGAATACAAATAGGCATGGTACGGTGTTgagaatatttattaagtaaaccATAAAACATGATTTGGACAGATAACACTTAGGAGTCAGTAGAAATGGTTGAATATTCTTTTAAGATGTTTCTCTATTACCAGGcaccaaccaccaccaccaaaaaaaaaacttttcaaacaaatgtttGGAGAACTGTGTTTTGTTCTGTAGCTgtaatcaaaaaaagaaaaccctctaCAGTCTGGCTAGCCCAGAACATTCAAGACCTTGTCATTTTTTCCCCTCATATAGAACATATCCCTTGCTCACAAAGCAGTTCTGTAAAATGCATAGCTCCTGCCAGATCAGTAGCAGGCCAGCTTTCGCCAGCCTCACAAGCTGAGGCCTTAAGggcaaaaataaaacaggaagaaaCTATGTGGTACTGGTGGCAAGGAGGGCCACAAACTCCAAGAGAACCAGTGCTGAAGGCTGTCCCCCTGTGGAAATAGCACtgctcctgcctttttttttttagtcacatAAGAGTTCCTCCCCGCCAGAGCCATCTCCCAAAAGGGCACACGTGTGTGAACTGCCCAATGTCAATTAGCAGGAAGCATGGTTGCATGAAGCTGCTTGGAAACCAGGCTTCAAATTGTCACAAGCCCCCCAGAAAAGGTTCACAAAGCAAAGGGAAGTCTTAGCCGCTTCACCCTAGAGAACAAGTAGTTTGCTGAGTCTCTTCTAAAATTGTTTGCTCCTCGATGTCCAGGTGAACACAAGCACAACTCAGCTTAATAAAACCGACATTAGGCGAACTTTTGATTACAGAACTGCTGAATTAAGTATTATACTGGAGATGTATTCCACGCTTTTTCACTCTCCAATCATACAGAACAATGAGACTGGCAATTATTCACTAACTGTATTTGCTGTTCACAGAAAAGGCACATCAATGCTATCATGCTTAGAAAAACTACAGGACACAGCACACTAGATGACATGGGGCACATTTTTAgatgtttgctttttcttttctttctgggaAAGGGGATGTGTTCTGACCACCCTACGTTTGTCTCTTCTCCTAAAGTGATTCAGGACATAAACAATTtcattcctttaccttcttttaaaatttgtttttacacTAAAGATAAGAACAACTTTCAGGAGTCTGGAAAGAAATAGTTTCCGACAACCCCAAATTAACAGATCCCTAGAAAACACTTGGATGATCTAGAAACAATCTGATTTCTCCCATCACAGCAGCTTTTTAAGTTTGCTTTTCTAAAACTTGAACTTGGTGTTGATAAACTATACCATGCTTGAGTATAGCTGACGGTGTAAGGTacactttgaattttcttttatctCATAAAAAAGTACATCTTAACAGGAAAGCTAGTTCATAACTGAATGCGTGGGTGCTTTTCTCTGTTTCCAGAATCCTGTTTTTCCCTTGTGGCTTTAACGTTTACCACCAACCACATGAAAAGTCAACATAATTGACAGCCATCTCTTTCCAGGCAGGTAATGACATAGGAAATCTATGCCAGCTGAGATTTATGGATAAATCCAATAGATGGCTGATTCAAGTCTTTGTCCTCTGTACTTAACTAGCTTCTAACGAATATATGGATGGTAATTACACGTCAAATTAGCAACACTCATTCAGTGTCACTATGTAACTTAACGCTGTCTTACTCGATTCTGTTTTTCAGACTTCTACTTTCTCATTGTCGGAAAAGTCTCAGTGTATGCTTTAAACACTCGTCAccaatattcagaaaaaatataagattttttttgcccaagtgtttgtgaatgtaagttaaaaaatacttgatttggattcaaatatttatagatttaCATATTTCGTGaaaatatattgtataatatttaataaaatcaaatacttaaaataaagtTTCAACACTATTTATACAAACCCTTAGAAAAGCTTTTTCTTTATAAGGCTATTGGCAATCAATCATAACcatggaaaagaaataataaccTTTGGTTGGTTTACTCTCTCGCCAGGGATGCATGGCATGACTAAGATGGTTCTGGACGAGTCAGGTCACGGGAGACACTTTTATACAATTAAACACTTGGAGTATGTGAGTCTCAGTCACTTTCGGATTCTTCCTCCTCACCGAGTGGATAAGACTGGATGTTACTCTGAGTGTACATCTTTGTTTTAATGGGGCAGTTGTGATCCATGAGAATAGCCTACAAGAAAGCAAAGTACAAGTGTGTTAATTTCGTGTTTTGTAAAAGGTAAGCTGGATTTTTACCTGTTGGTAAGGATTACTGGTTTGAAAGCTCTGTACTGTTACTTGCTGTTAACCAGTCATTTGGAGGAATCAGCAGGTGCCTGGCCTAGAAGACCTGGAGTTCACTCAGTGGCAATTCCAGCCAACAGGAGACTGTAGAAGCGGTCTCGGTGCGGCTTTAGTTACGCCTCTCCGGGACCGCGAGTCCGCGCTTGAACCCAGCCTAGGAAGCACGGCTGAGAGGGCCGAGTTTAAAAGGAGTTAAACCTAGAAGTCTGCAGCTGGAGTAGGGATCCTGGAAGCAATCCAGTCCAGTGTCTTTGCATCCTTCGGGGAGCGCCCTCTCCGGAAGAGGGGACACTCAGGTTAGAGACGCACCCGAGGCTAGGCTGCAGTCTCCGTTCTCTGGACGCACGGGTCGGGTTCTCACACCAGCTGTCTACTCAGACTCCCCTGAAATAGTTTAAGACCTTGTCACCATGGCCCCTGAGACCTTTTCCTAAACATTCCAGGGCTTTCACCTTCTCAcaaattctgatttaaaaaaaaaaattcctcttgtGATGGAAAGTCACGCCGTCGTCTGCTGTTCCTGAAAAGACAAAACAGAGACTGGGGGCTAAAACGTGATGCTTGAAACACTCGGGGGCTTTATTCTTCCTAGATGTGCAGAGAACCAAGCTCGAGTCTAACAGCAGACACCACGCATGCCAGGACCACACTGAGCATTCTAGACGCAATCCGGCAACTTCAGAGTAACCCTGTGGTGGGCTGAGGACACAGGCACAGAACAGGTAAAGAATATGACCAAGGGGTGTACAGTTGGCCCCCAGTATGCATGGAGGACCGGTCCGTGGCCCCCAGCAGATGTCCAAATCCACGGACGCCCATGTTCCTTATATGAAACAGCAGTAtttatataaaacacacacattctcctgtggattttaaatcatctctggattatGTCTAGTACTTAAATGTTATGTAAACAGTTGTTAAACTGTATTACTTAGGGAATAATGACCAAAAAATCTGATTGTTCTGCATAGACCAGTGGGTTtgttttcctgaatgttttctagCCGTGGTTGGTTGAGCCAATGGACGCAGAACCCGTGGATACGGAGGGCTGACTGTGCCGCAAGAATGGGGCACGCAGGAGCCTGTGGAGCCTCGTGGCACAGTCCACTCCTGCACAACTCCACGGGAGCCCGAGTGCTGTGGCTGGCAGTGGGGTGCTGCGTACGGCTCGAGCGAATTCTCTTCCTCATCAGGTGTGTCTTCCTGGGGTTTGCCCACTATGAACTATTCCCCCAGAACCCTTTCATGCAGTTGTCAAGT of the Oryctolagus cuniculus chromosome 15, mOryCun1.1, whole genome shotgun sequence genome contains:
- the PDZD8 gene encoding PDZ domain-containing protein 8, which translates into the protein MGLLLMILASAVLGSFLTLLTQFLLLYRRQPEPPPDEAARAGEGFRYLKPVPGLPLREYLYGGGGAEEPSGGGLEGGATPAPETPAPPTRETCYFLNATILFLFRELRDTALTRRWVTKKIKVEFEELLQTKTAGRLLEGLSLREVFLGETVPFIKTIKLVRPVVASAAGEPDGADGEALPPSCPEELAFEAEVEYHGGFHLAIDVDLVFGKSAYLYVKLSRVVGRLRFVFTRVPFTHWFFSFVEDPLIDFEVRSQFEGRPMPQLTSIIVNQLKKIIKRKHTLPNYKIRFKPFFPYQTLQGFEEDEEHIHIQQWALTEGRLKVTLLECSRLFIFGSYDREANIHCTLELSSSVWEEKQRSSIKTVELIKGNLQSVGLTLRLVQSTDGYAGHVIIETVAPNSPAAIADLQRGDRLIAIGGVKITSTLQVLKLIKQAGDRVLVYYERPVGQSNAGAVLQENFGQLEENFLSSTCQPNYEEEAPGLAIDAENRDLDSEFEDLAGDVRTQSEFKDEAQSLSHSPKRTPTTLSIKPLGAISPVLNRKLVAGSHPLPPKIPPKEGKPSTLKTFEVTDPAQVSKPTQGSTVKPPVPPRPQVKVPLPSADAPNQAEPDVPVDKLEKALPPAAADRAAEKQAKAVEHGEDATVPKPAAAKQEVAKEFASESSCPTKESSDDRQTWESSEILYRNKLGKWTRTRASCLFDIEACHRYLNVALWCKDPFKLGGLICLGHISLKLEEVALGCLATSNMEYLSKFRLEAPSPKAIVTRTALRNLSVQKGFNDKFCFGDITIHFKYLKEGEPDHHIVPNIEKEKELHLVEEVSALPKEEHLTGQMGFTENKHNFQDTQFQNPTWCDYCKKKVWTKAASQCMFCAYVCHKKCQEKCLAETPLCGATDRRIDRTLKNLRLDGQEPLVGLPRVDAEANKSVNRTTGLTRHIINTSSRLLNLRQVSKTRLSEPGTDLAEPSPKHTPNTSDNEGSDTEVCGPNSPSKRGSSAGIKLVRKEGGLDDSVFIAVKEIGRDLYRGLPTEERVQKLEFMLDKLQNEIDQELEHNNSLVREEKETTDTRKKSLLSAALAKSGERLQALTLLMIHYRAGIEDIETLESLSLDQHSKKASKYTDDAEEDLDNEISQLIDAQPFSSISDDLFGPSESV